A single region of the Acetivibrio cellulolyticus CD2 genome encodes:
- the sigK gene encoding RNA polymerase sporulation sigma factor SigK, translating into MFTIACTLLLEAIRNIFFLFGYVSNVNSFPQPLSPDEEQHYIKLLKEGDEEARNILIERNLRLVAHIVKKYNATIGDCDDLISIGTIGLIKAIATFNHEKGTRLATYAARCIENEILMQIRSSKKIQSEVSLQDPIGVDREGNEIALIDVIGNEAESVVEEVELKMQVKRLYNKMKVVLKSREKVVLELRYGLLNGTSKTQREIAKMLGISRSYVSRIEKKAIKKLGKELKAEGCQ; encoded by the coding sequence TTGTTTACAATAGCGTGCACATTACTTCTTGAAGCAATCAGAAATATATTCTTTCTTTTTGGATATGTATCCAATGTAAATTCCTTTCCACAGCCACTAAGTCCTGATGAAGAACAGCACTATATCAAGCTTCTTAAAGAAGGAGATGAAGAAGCAAGAAATATCCTAATTGAAAGGAATTTGAGGCTAGTAGCTCATATTGTTAAAAAATACAATGCAACAATCGGCGACTGCGATGACCTCATCTCCATTGGAACTATAGGCCTTATTAAAGCAATTGCAACATTTAATCATGAAAAAGGAACGAGGCTGGCAACATACGCTGCCCGATGCATTGAAAATGAGATTTTGATGCAGATTAGATCCAGCAAAAAGATCCAGAGTGAAGTTTCTCTTCAGGATCCAATAGGTGTTGACCGTGAAGGGAACGAAATTGCACTCATTGATGTAATCGGAAATGAAGCTGAATCAGTTGTGGAAGAAGTAGAGCTAAAAATGCAGGTTAAGCGTTTATACAACAAAATGAAGGTAGTACTTAAGAGCAGGGAAAAAGTTGTCCTTGAACTGAGATATGGGCTCTTAAACGGTACCAGCAAAACTCAAAGGGAAATAGCGAAAATGCTTGGTATTTCGAGATCCTATGTTTCCAGAATTGAAAAGAAAGCTATAAAGAAATTGGGTAAAGAATTAAAAGCAGAGGGCTGTCAATGA
- a CDS encoding response regulator transcription factor, whose protein sequence is MNGMKILIADDEARMRKLLSDFLKKEGFQVLEAKNGKEALDIFNSDQSIDLIILDIMMPELDGWSVCRQIRKSSRVPVIMLTARSDESDELFGFDLGADEYITKPFSPMILVARVQALLRRSGNAEYSTKLFDGLEINEIGRDVYIDGVKLDLSPKEFELLVFLADNKGIALSRDQILNSVWDYDYFGDARTVDTHIKKLRLKLGDKGDFIQTVRGLGYKFEVKK, encoded by the coding sequence ATGAACGGGATGAAAATATTAATAGCTGACGATGAAGCAAGAATGCGAAAGCTGTTATCGGACTTCTTAAAAAAAGAAGGATTTCAAGTTTTGGAAGCCAAAAATGGAAAAGAAGCATTGGATATTTTCAATAGTGACCAGAGTATTGACCTGATTATATTGGATATAATGATGCCGGAATTAGATGGCTGGTCGGTTTGCAGACAAATCAGAAAAAGTTCGCGTGTACCTGTTATTATGCTTACTGCAAGAAGTGACGAGTCTGATGAGCTTTTTGGGTTCGACCTTGGAGCCGATGAATATATTACAAAGCCTTTCAGCCCAATGATACTTGTTGCGAGAGTCCAGGCTTTATTAAGAAGGTCTGGAAATGCGGAGTATTCGACAAAGTTGTTTGATGGACTTGAAATAAATGAGATTGGCCGGGATGTATACATAGACGGTGTTAAACTTGACTTAAGTCCAAAAGAATTCGAACTTCTTGTCTTTTTAGCAGATAATAAGGGAATAGCCTTATCAAGAGATCAGATTCTGAACTCCGTTTGGGATTATGACTATTTTGGAGATGCCAGAACAGTTGATACACATATAAAAAAGTTAAGACTTAAGCTTGGTGACAAGGGGGACTTTATTCAAACAGTCCGTGGACTGGGTTACAAGTTTGAGGTGAAGAAATGA
- a CDS encoding endonuclease MutS2 codes for MNEKTIRILEFNKIIDRLVTLTASSLGAELAQQLLPEVDFEKIKINLKETSDGVNFISRRGSPPLGGVNDIRDSIRRAEIGSILNPGELIRVSGLLRAVRNLKNYASGDNIRTGEDNVVGELINCLEASKRVEDKINMCIVSEEEISDNASPALGNIRRQIRHAQNSIKDKLNDLVRSSKYQKYMQESIVTLRGDRYVVPVKQEYRSEIPGLVHDSSASGATLFVEPMAVVEANNTIRELKIKEQTEIERILQELSCDVSEISMGLKTNVELLAKLDFIFAKAKLSLDYNCVCPKLNREGRTVIKKGRHPLLDPKIVVPIDFWIGDEFDTLVVTGPNTGGKTVTLKTVGLFTLMTQAGLQIPANEGTEISVFGKVFADIGDEQSIEQSLSTFSSHMKNIVNILENVDSSSLVLFDELGAGTDPTEGAALAMAILEHLKERGCTIVATTHYSQLKVYAVTTPHVENACCEFDVETLKPTYKLLIGVPGRSNAFAISNRLGLIDSIVERAKGYLTSEEIKFEDMLMSIEKNLNQSESEKRQAQVLKLEAEKIRNEIEEQKKRFEDRKENIVKEAREEARRVLLDAKHEAENILSEMRRIQREKESSQSQKEAEDMRLKIKNKIDNIEEALSKPIIPRNTLVKPPKNLKPGDSVLIINLNQKGTVVALPDKNGEAIVQAGIMKINLHITNLKVIDEQKAQIKRTGAGEIGVSKARNISTEIDLRGLNLEDALENVDKYLDDAVISGLAEVSIIHGKGTGILRSGIHQYLKSNKRVKSYRLGKYGEGETGVTIVELK; via the coding sequence ATGAATGAAAAGACAATACGAATTTTAGAGTTTAACAAGATAATAGATAGGCTTGTAACACTTACCGCGTCAAGTCTTGGAGCTGAATTGGCACAACAGCTTCTGCCGGAAGTTGATTTTGAAAAGATTAAAATAAATCTGAAGGAAACCAGTGATGGAGTGAACTTTATCTCAAGGAGAGGAAGCCCTCCATTAGGTGGAGTGAATGATATACGAGACAGCATTAGAAGGGCAGAGATAGGCTCAATTCTAAATCCCGGCGAGTTGATCCGTGTATCCGGATTATTGCGCGCTGTTAGAAATTTAAAGAATTATGCCAGCGGTGACAATATAAGAACTGGTGAAGACAATGTTGTTGGAGAATTAATTAATTGCCTCGAAGCAAGCAAAAGGGTAGAGGACAAAATTAATATGTGTATTGTGAGCGAAGAGGAGATATCTGACAATGCAAGCCCTGCGTTAGGAAATATCAGGAGGCAGATACGTCATGCTCAAAATTCTATCAAGGATAAACTAAACGACCTTGTCAGATCATCGAAATATCAGAAATACATGCAGGAGTCAATAGTTACTTTAAGAGGAGATCGCTATGTTGTTCCGGTAAAGCAGGAATACAGAAGTGAGATACCGGGTCTCGTACACGATTCATCTGCCAGCGGTGCAACCCTTTTTGTTGAGCCCATGGCTGTTGTTGAAGCAAATAACACTATTAGAGAACTTAAAATAAAAGAGCAGACTGAGATTGAAAGGATACTTCAGGAGCTTTCCTGTGATGTGTCTGAAATATCAATGGGTTTAAAGACAAATGTTGAATTGTTGGCAAAGCTTGACTTTATTTTTGCCAAAGCAAAGCTTAGTCTGGATTATAATTGTGTATGTCCTAAACTAAATAGAGAAGGCAGGACCGTTATTAAGAAGGGAAGACACCCTCTTCTTGATCCTAAAATTGTAGTGCCGATAGACTTTTGGATAGGGGATGAATTTGATACTCTTGTTGTTACAGGTCCTAATACTGGGGGGAAAACTGTTACGCTAAAAACAGTAGGCCTATTTACCCTTATGACACAGGCGGGGCTTCAGATTCCTGCCAATGAGGGTACGGAGATAAGTGTTTTTGGCAAGGTATTTGCGGACATTGGGGATGAACAAAGTATAGAGCAGAGTCTTAGTACATTTTCATCTCATATGAAGAATATAGTAAACATACTGGAAAATGTGGATAGCAGTTCACTTGTTCTTTTTGATGAATTAGGAGCTGGAACGGACCCTACGGAAGGTGCTGCTCTGGCAATGGCAATTCTGGAACATCTAAAGGAGAGAGGGTGTACAATTGTTGCTACAACCCACTACAGCCAGCTTAAGGTTTATGCTGTTACAACACCTCATGTTGAAAATGCATGCTGTGAATTTGATGTTGAAACCCTAAAGCCAACCTATAAGCTTTTGATTGGGGTGCCTGGCAGAAGTAATGCTTTTGCAATATCAAACAGATTGGGACTTATTGATTCAATAGTTGAACGTGCAAAGGGATATCTGACAAGTGAGGAAATCAAGTTTGAAGATATGCTTATGTCAATTGAAAAAAACCTTAACCAGTCTGAAAGTGAAAAAAGACAGGCGCAGGTTTTAAAACTTGAAGCAGAGAAAATAAGAAATGAGATAGAAGAACAGAAGAAAAGATTTGAGGATAGAAAGGAAAATATAGTAAAAGAGGCAAGGGAAGAAGCAAGAAGGGTTTTATTAGATGCTAAGCATGAGGCTGAAAATATACTTTCAGAAATGAGAAGAATTCAAAGGGAAAAGGAAAGCTCTCAAAGCCAGAAGGAAGCCGAAGATATGAGGCTTAAGATAAAAAATAAGATTGATAATATTGAAGAAGCTTTGAGTAAGCCTATTATCCCTAGGAACACGCTAGTTAAGCCGCCTAAGAACTTGAAACCTGGAGATAGTGTTCTGATTATCAACCTGAACCAGAAAGGAACTGTTGTAGCTCTACCTGACAAAAATGGTGAAGCTATTGTTCAAGCTGGAATTATGAAGATAAATCTTCATATTACCAATTTGAAAGTCATTGATGAACAGAAAGCTCAGATAAAAAGAACCGGAGCTGGAGAGATTGGCGTATCTAAGGCAAGGAATATCAGTACCGAGATAGACTTAAGAGGTTTGAATCTCGAGGATGCTCTTGAAAATGTGGATAAATATCTGGATGATGCAGTGATATCTGGTCTCGCTGAGGTATCTATAATACATGGTAAAGGAACCGGTATATTAAGGAGCGGAATTCACCAGTATTTAAAATCAAATAAAAGAGTTAAGTCATACCGGCTTGGAAAGTATGGAGAGGGCGAAACAGGGGTTACTATTGTTGAGCTAAAATAA
- the ytvI gene encoding sporulation integral membrane protein YtvI, with translation MNKGLKLFLRLLLIIGGTVLGIFVFFNSILYIAPFLIAFALSSLVEPLIKFLIKKVRLNRKIATVFSLLLVLVIVGGLLALLISRIYQEALSLYDMMPQYSIEIYNNIRNYINKASDIYFKLPQEVTKNAEGMIADLTSTLSGIGSRFAKGVFNTAISIPQAIIFVIVTILSTYFMAADREKIYNYIKFNVPESWVDNVVSIKNDMFAALFGYIRAQLILMSITFVELSIGFGIIGVRQNLLLGLLVSIIDALPILGTGGVLIPWSIYNFITGDIRMGISLIILYGVVLVVRQMIEPKVLGQQIGLHPLVTLLSMYVGLRVFSFIGMIIGPITILLLKNILQGIFKKKSFKEYVKECKSS, from the coding sequence ATGAATAAAGGTTTAAAGCTATTTTTAAGGTTGTTGCTTATTATTGGGGGTACTGTACTAGGAATTTTTGTATTTTTTAATTCAATTCTATATATCGCACCATTTTTAATTGCATTTGCTTTATCGTCTTTAGTAGAGCCTTTGATTAAGTTTCTCATTAAGAAGGTGAGACTTAATAGAAAGATTGCCACAGTATTCTCACTTTTGCTGGTTTTAGTTATTGTGGGAGGACTGCTCGCGCTGTTGATATCAAGAATTTATCAGGAAGCACTGAGTTTGTATGACATGATGCCTCAGTATTCCATAGAGATTTATAATAATATAAGAAATTATATAAATAAAGCGTCGGATATATACTTTAAACTTCCACAAGAGGTAACTAAGAATGCTGAAGGTATGATAGCAGATTTAACGAGTACATTATCAGGTATAGGAAGTAGATTTGCAAAAGGAGTATTTAATACTGCTATATCAATTCCACAGGCTATAATTTTTGTTATTGTCACTATACTCTCAACGTATTTTATGGCAGCTGACAGGGAAAAGATTTATAATTATATTAAATTCAATGTTCCGGAATCATGGGTAGATAATGTTGTGAGCATAAAAAACGATATGTTCGCAGCACTATTTGGCTATATTAGAGCACAGCTTATATTGATGAGTATTACATTTGTTGAGTTAAGTATAGGTTTTGGCATTATTGGTGTCAGGCAAAATTTACTGTTAGGGTTATTAGTTAGTATCATAGATGCGCTGCCTATTCTTGGAACTGGAGGGGTTTTGATTCCATGGTCTATCTACAATTTCATCACAGGTGATATACGAATGGGCATTTCGCTGATAATACTTTATGGAGTGGTATTAGTGGTAAGACAGATGATAGAGCCAAAGGTTTTAGGCCAGCAAATAGGGTTACATCCGTTAGTGACTTTGCTCTCAATGTATGTGGGATTAAGGGTGTTTAGCTTTATAGGGATGATAATTGGTCCAATAACTATTTTGCTTTTGAAGAATATACTGCAAGGAATATTTAAAAAGAAGTCGTTCAAAGAATATGTAAAAGAGTGTAAGAGTTCTTGA